The Helianthus annuus cultivar XRQ/B chromosome 16, HanXRQr2.0-SUNRISE, whole genome shotgun sequence genome includes a window with the following:
- the LOC110873769 gene encoding amino acid permease 6, whose protein sequence is MKTPSSFSFGDREIMNGNFDDDGRIKRTGTLLTASAHVMAVVIGSGVLSLAWCLAQLGWILGVLLLAAFAVITWYTCILLSDCYRSPDPATGTRNYNYMQAVKVNLGGFKYKLCGISQYVTQVGTTIGYIITSAISMAAVKRSNCFHKYGHKHGCHMLNNTYVLIFGCMEIVLSQIPNFHELELVSIVATIMSFAYAGIGIVLSIVTIAGGTSSKTSLKPNMTSMENMWNAFSALGDIAFAYSFSFVLLEIQDTLKQTPPENKVMKRSCTVGIGAASLLYMLCAVLGYIAFGNDSPGNYLTGFGFYEPFWLVDIGNICVVIHLLGAFQAIIQPFFAAVENWSREKWPGSKFIEREYIIGKFSINMFRLTWRTIYVIIATIMAMMFPFFNSFMGLIGAATYWPLAIYFPVEMYISRAKIQTGSFKWIWLKLLTLICLIVALMAAAASIRGLAVSVSSFELFHSMS, encoded by the exons ATGAAGACACCTTCAAGTTTTTCTTTCGGAGATAGAGAAATCATGAATGGCAACTTCGATGATGATGGTAGAATCAAAAGAACAG GAACATTGCTTACTGCAAGTGCACATGTCATGGCGGTGGTGATAGGGTCCGGAGTTTTGTCCTTAGCTTGGTGTTTGGCTCAGTTAGGTTGGATTCTTGGAGTTCTTTTACTTGCAGCATTTGCTGTCATCACTTGGTACACCTGCATTTTGCTTTCGGACTGCTACAGGTCTCCTGATCCTGCTACTGGCACCCGAAACTATAACTACATGCAAGCTGTTAAAGTTAATCTTG GAGGGTTTAAGTACAAACTATGTGGAATATCTCAATATGTGACTCAAGTTGGTACGACCATCGGGTACATCATTACTTCGGCGATCAGTATGGC GGCGGTTAAAAGATCAAACTGTTTTCATAAGTACGGGCACAAACACGGTTGTCATATGTTGAACAATACATATGTGTTGATCTTTGGGTGTATGGAGATCGTTTTGAGCCAAATTCCAAACTTccacgagctcgagctcgtttccATTGTTGCCACCATCATGTCTTTTGCTTATGCTGGCATTGGCATTGTTCTCTCTATTGTAACAATTGCAG GAGGTACATCATCGAAAACAAGTCTTAAACCAAACATGACTAGCATGGAGAACATGTGGAATGCTTTCTCTGCACTTGGAGATATTGCTTTTGCGTATTCTTTCAGTTTTGTCCTCCTTGAAATACAG GACACACTCAAACAAACTCCTCCTGAAAACAAAGTAATGAAAAGGTCTTGCACAGTAGGAATTGGAGCAGCCTCCTTGTTGTACATGTTATGTGCGGTACTTGGATACATAGCATTCGGGAATGATTCACCTGGGAACTATTTGACAGGGTTCGGTTTCTATGAACCATTTTGGCTCGTCGACATTGGTAACATTTGTGTTGTTATTCATCTTCTTGGAGCATTCCAG GCAATCATCCAACCATTTTTTGCGGCTGTGGAGAATTGGAGTCGGGAAAAGTGGCCAGGAAGCAAATTCATAGAAAGAGAATATATAATTGGAAAATTCAGTATTAATATGTTTCGGTTGACATGGAGGACGATTTATGTTATCATAGCAACAATAATGGCCATGATGTTTCCGTTTTTTAACAGTTTTATGGGACTTATTGGTGCAGCAACATATTGGCCTTTGGCGATTTATTTCCCAGTAGAAATGTATATATCACGGGCAAAGATTCAAACGGGCTCCTTCAAATGGATCTGGTTAAAGCTTTTGACCTTGATATGCTTAATTGTAGCACTTATGGCTGCAGCTGCATCTATTCGAGGCCTTGCTGTCTCTGTTTCTAGTTTTGAGCTCTTTCATTCAATGTCCTAG